GCGCGTGTTCAGGGGCGTGGTCTGCTCGGCCACCTCGGCCCACATGGAGCGCTCGCCCATGATCTGGCCCGTGGGCGTGTTCAGGCGCACGCCGTTCTTGCGGGTCAGGGTGCGCAGCACTTCCATGTCGTGTCCCGTGGCCTCCACGAGCACCTTACAGGACATGGCCACGGGGTCCACGTGCAACCCGGCGATCTCCACGGGCGAGGAGTTGATGACGATGCCGGTGACGCGGACGTCGTCGCCCTCGCCACGCAGGCACACGTCCTCGACACTCATGCAGTTGAAGATGCGCGCTCCGGCCAGGCAGGCCTTGGAGGCCAGGGTCACGGTCACGGCCACGGCGTCGGCGGTGTAATGGTCCGGGGCGAACTCGCGCAGCGGCACGCCAGCCTCGTCGAGCACATGACGGCTCGCTTCCTGGACCACGATCTCGTTCCAGGTCATGCCGCCGCCCCAAATGCCGCCGCCCAGCGACAGCTTGCGCTCGAACATGGCGACCTTGAAGCCCTGCTCGGCGAGTTTCCAGGCGCAGGTCAGGCCGGATGGGCCAGCGCCCACGATGGCCACGTCGAGTTCCACGCAGTCGAGGAATTTCTCGAAGAAACGGGTGGCGATGGCTTTGGTCACAAGGGTTTCGTCAAGCATGAAAGCCTCCTTGCGACGCGGGAAAAACCGCCCGGAAGGCGCTTCTGATGGACTCGTGGGTCATCTGAAGAGCGCCGGTCCGAGGCGGGAACTGGGAGGACCGGCGGTCGGGCGCAAAGGCCCG
The genomic region above belongs to Alkalidesulfovibrio alkalitolerans DSM 16529 and contains:
- a CDS encoding sulfide-dependent adenosine diphosphate thiazole synthase; the protein is MLDETLVTKAIATRFFEKFLDCVELDVAIVGAGPSGLTCAWKLAEQGFKVAMFERKLSLGGGIWGGGMTWNEIVVQEASRHVLDEAGVPLREFAPDHYTADAVAVTVTLASKACLAGARIFNCMSVEDVCLRGEGDDVRVTGIVINSSPVEIAGLHVDPVAMSCKVLVEATGHDMEVLRTLTRKNGVRLNTPTGQIMGERSMWAEVAEQTTPLNTREVFPGVWVAGMAANACYGGYRMGPVFGGMLLSGEKAARDIAARLRGE